GAAGCACCCTCTGTGGTGACTGCCAGACCTGTGGGCACTGGGGTTGTGGTGGAGCTCACCTGGAGGCGTTCCTGGTTCTAGGGCAAACGGAAGGGGAACAGGCACACCAGTGCATTTGACCTTGTTAAGGTGTTTTCAGTCTTCCAAAGCCAAGTGCTGAGAATGCACCTGTATTGCTCTTTGTGTAAGTGAATTTTCAGTGTGGTTTAGAAACAGATGAAAACTTACCAGATGTGATGGTTGTTCTGTGACAACCCTCTGTGGCCCAACTTCAGTCCTTCCCTCAGGTGTAGAACAGGCAGACTTTTGCCTTTCTATTGAGATGGAAATTAACCCGTCTTTGAGTTGAGGAATTTCAGTGGACATGTCTTGTTTTAATAGACAAATGCAGTTGCCCTTCTTATTAGTCAGTGTCTGCTTATGATGTGTTCTGCTGTCATCTCTGGGAGCTCCTTCCATACCAGCTTGAAAAAGCAAAGGGTTGGCTGGAGTCAAGCAAGACACAGACTTTGATTTTTCCTGTGTTCCTTGTCTCCAATGGGCTGAAACCATCCTGCTCTGATCCATGCCACTACTGCTGATACTGTTGTAGCAAGTTGCTAAAACTGACCCCTGAATTGAAAATTCACTGCACAAACTGAGCTAAATCAGCTTTCCATGGTACATAGGGAGAAGCTTATGCTGCTTCATAGACCAGTCTGCAAGTTCTTAGAATGTTTATAAATGTTAGGCAGAAACAGAGAAGACTGTGTAGAATAACTTCCTATTCTGAGCAGGTAAGTCTTAGGTCAGCATCAAAGATGTTACCCCAAATCTCATCAGATGTTTGTATTTGGTGTTCTACTTTTGGGGgaagttctgattttttttttttttttcctgctcagaGCTGTATCTAGAATAGtttaatttcagtttattttttatctttgtGTGTTCTATTTATTTATAACTGAAACTGATGGCCTAATCAGGGAGGCAAGAGGCTGAGTGGAAGAGCCCCTCATTTTGTCTGTCAGTagagagctgtgcagggctggccAGCTGGATGTGCTTTTCCTGGGTCTTTCCTGACCCCAGTGTAAATCTCTGCGTGGCTGcatgctgctgggagagctcagagcagtgctgctgggacagagaaggcagaggtgaGTGGCAGCCACAGCTAAAGGATTTCCAACAGTGAAATGCTGGTTCGAGTTCAGCTTGAGTGTCTAACCAGGAAAACTTGGAATGGGTCTATTAGGAAAGCAATCAGCTGATCTCTTAGGGAGGCATCTTATTCTCTTTCCTAGAGATACAGCATCTTTCCTATGTCATGGTGAGGTTCTCTCTCTCCACAATGCACAAGCTACTTAAATTTTTTCCCTATATATTAGAAACTTGAAGtatagggaaaacaaaaaaatctacaCAAGTACAAATGACTGACCATTAGTGGCTGCTGGAACATTGTTCTTGAAATGGAATGTGTGGAAGAGCTTGTATTAAATGCAGACGTAGTAAAACACAGTAATCAAAATCTACACTCAGTTTCTATTTACaatattacttttattttttccatactTATTCCAAGTCCTCCCCCAATAGCTGATGCTGCAATGTTTACATTCAACTAGGCAATGATAGTACAAACTGCTGCTTTCCTTCAGCCGACTGGCTTGGAAATGTTGTCTGCACATCAGGAATTGTACACACAAACAGAGTTTCCAGGAGCACCCAGAGCATCCCCTGGAACTGTGGAGTCCCCTGCTGTGGAGGTACCACAGGTACAGGGCAATGTCCTGTTCTTCCAGCCAGGAGAGGCAGGTGATCTGTCTGACAtactaagaggaaaaaaaaagtctaaaaagCTCTGATATTTTATTCATTACATGAATGCAATGACTTTGCAGAGGAATGGATGTGTTTAATTCTTGCTGGGAGGAGTTGCTGAACTCCTGGCTTTCTAGGCATATCAGCTTGACTTGAGCTAATTGACTCAGACCTCCAAGTGATGCATGTacagggagaaaaggaggaagggcTTGCATACTTAACTCtttattctgtatttaaaaaagcTAAAATGATTTGTATATCCTTTTCATTATCAAAGTATACTTTCTCTTTCAAAGTAAACTGGTTTCTCTGGGAGgtgttatttttaataacagCTCAGTGCTCTAGCCAGGAACCAGTAATTCAAAAAATCACTCTTTTCTACTGAAAGGTAGAAACAACTACAGCTCCTCCCCCTTGTTAGAAAGCCAAAGAAGCAATTAGAGCCTTCTGTTGTATTACGCTTTTCTAAAACATATTCTCTATGCAACTGCTGTAGGACTTCAGATGGATACAGTGATCAATGCTGTCACAAAAGTGAGCAATTTCTCCTCAGCCCTGCCAACACTAGCATCTATAGACAAAATCATTGTTTAAAGCTCTAGTACATCACAGAATGCTGATATTGGTATTTTACAACTAATGCAACATCACGTAATTCACATGTAATCTTAACAGTCAAAAATTCAAGACTGGGGTACTAACTGAATAAACCACTAACATGAAGCTTCCTTAACTGGCATGGAATAAGGGAAGGGATAGTTCAGATAACATTGTAAAGACTGGGCAGgaacaaaacaaatttatttctccatCCAGGATTTTATACACTTTACAAAAACCAGTAATATCACTGTGCCCATAAAAATGTTATCAATGGCAACAGAAAGCAAATACTACTTTTTGTCATCTAACAGGgtctttttaaaatcaaaatacaaaTATCTGTGCTGTAGCAGTCCTCCACTTTGCACTGTAACAATAAGGCTTACTGTACTTTAAATACAAAGCTGTTACAACTGCAGTTATGAACCACTGGCTTTCACAAACATCATTTTATAGTtgctttttgcttcttttttgttttctggaacCTCAGCTTCATCACGTTTTTCAGTAGTTTGTAGCTCCTCTGCAGACTCCTCTTGCTCCGAATCAGAGCCACTTTCAGAATCCTCTGAACTCTCATCAGAGGAGTGTCCAGCTGCCTCTTGCTCATCTTCCTGAAACTGTAAGTTCAGATTATGAGAgagataaaatattatttcctgGCAAATCCACTGCAGCCTTTAAAATTTCCCAGTGAGATTGTTTCACTTAATGGCTCCTTTCATTTTGGTACTAAAATAGGCCATGTTACCAAACAGAAGCCTGTAAGACACAAATTATTAGACAGAAAGCAACTCCCTGAAGTGGTTAATCATGCCAGCTGTGACATGCATGGATTCATCAGCCACTGGTTTATTTAGTTACAACAGAAATCCTAAAGATACCATTCAGTGAGTCTGAAGTTCCAGATCATATTAGTTCAGTAATTCCAGTATTGACACTGGAATATGTGTCACAGAGTGTGACACGGTGGAACTAAAGGTTACTAACCATCAAGAACTCACATTTGTGACTGACCTCTGAAAGGACATTTAGCGAACTGCAGCATGAGAAATGCTGAAGTAATTCAATGGTACTGCCAACAACAATGCAGATGGTTATCCTGCCTACTTATGTATTCCTCAGCAACACCCTGATTTAATATATTTGTCACTTTGTGCCCTAATCAGTCTTGACTGCTCTGGAGCAGAAGTCTTCACTTCTCAGAACAACCAGAAGCATCAGTCATTTATGAGCACCTAAATGACCACCAGTGTACACAAACAGCAGCCAAGTGGCTGCAATAACTTTGTCCTTTAATGTAAACCATGGAAGTCTGCTTGGATTTTTAAACCCAGTACCACCTTGTCTTAGTGAAGTGAAAGCCAAATCATTCAGAAGTGAACTCAGTACCTCACTGAAGCCAAGCCCGCAGTGGCGCCGGTTCCGCCCCGACATGGTGCTGTCCATGCTCTGCTGGTACTGAGACTCCAACTCCTCATTCATTTTCTTGTCTTCTTCCCCTGCATTGTCCAGGGTACTTTGGTTATGGTTATTCAAATTAACAAAGACACCAAATTACAGGAAGTCACATTTTCAAAGGCAAGAAGTTTAAATGTAACCATTCTAAACCCGGATCCATTATTACTGCATACAAATCAGCAGACTTTAAAGCAACAGTACCAAGTGTGCAAGCAGGACGGCTTTGATACAAAGAGGGCAGGGAAGTTCCTGAGACCTGATGCATTCCAGAGTTGCACTATGCAGTGTTATGTTCTACAGAACAAGGTAAATGTAATCAGTGTGAGTTCTCTGTGTTTCCAGCCAATACTGCAACATGCCCCAGCAAGGAGAAACTTTGTGACCTTCACTACATAACACAGGATTACTGTGATTAAATCATCCCTCAGATATAGCATCATGCACTGGGACAATAGCACCACTCTTGTTTATGGAGCTGTATCTGAAACTGTTTCATGCATCCCAAATTACAAGGAACAGTTACTACAGCTCTGTGTTTTTCCATCCTTAGCAATtagcagaaaaattaattttcatgagCTACTTCTATAGCCCCTTTATTTACTAGAGTAAGTGGTCTAAAATAGTTAAGGATCCTATGTACTTGGAAAGGTAGGAATCTCTAATTTTCCCCAGGAGGCTGACAACACTAGCTTTTAATTTGTATCTCTGTGAAGCTGAAAGGTTGTATTGCAAATCCACATTTCTTCATTTGGAAATTAGACCTGTATGTTATTGTAAAAGGACAAGAACTGTATGTTGGACAAAGAAGTGTTAAAACCCTCAGCTTTTTAACTTTTTGCTATTAACAACTGAGTACTGATTCTGTATGACTTTAAGGAGAAGCATCACTTCCTTTCTAGAAATTCAGGTATGAAGGAGTGATTCTCAGTCTCTGTAAGCTAACAGTTAGCAGCACCTCAAACCAATCCTCAGGCTTATTTTGGGCCATAGATAATTTTTCAACACATGAAAAATGATCAGTGGAGCGCATCAGGAAAAACTTCCTTGACTGTGAGGGAAAGTTTTCTGGAACGCTGACAGCTGCTATTCCACAAGGCTTTATCAAGGCTTCTCTCAAGAAGTGCAGTCCaacccagcttggtgtcatgtATTTTGACTTCCCAAGAAAGCATGATAAGGAGGTACCATGGTTTTACAAGACATACAATTACTGCTGATTGCCTTGATCTTGAAGATGACCTTGCAGACCTTTTTAGCTTCTACCTCATTGCTTTAGGGCAGAGATCTTTCTATTCAATAGGTAaccagctcagggagaaatcaaACCCTGTTCTTTTCTATGTACATAGTTTAGATATCCTGGCATATACTCAACTTTAAAAGGCAAGTGAGTGCAGTCAGAGAAACCATTTGTCAGTAATCTAACAGAAATAAGGAACTTCTATAACTCTACAGCCTGA
This window of the Anomalospiza imberbis isolate Cuckoo-Finch-1a 21T00152 chromosome 6, ASM3175350v1, whole genome shotgun sequence genome carries:
- the C6H11orf58 gene encoding small acidic protein; protein product: MSSAKESQSHHGLKRAASPDGSSSWEAADLGNEERKQKFLRLMGAAKKEHTGRLVIGDHRSTSHFRTGEEDKKMNEELESQYQQSMDSTMSGRNRRHCGLGFSEVFQEDEQEAAGHSSDESSEDSESGSDSEQEESAEELQTTEKRDEAEVPENKKEAKSNYKMMFVKASGS